The Corallococcus caeni region GCGCCCGCGGCCCATCTCGTCCCAGTAATTGCGCGCCAGCTCCAGCTTCGCCTGCGTGGGCAGCTGCAGCTGCGTCAGCGCCACCAGGTCGTCGAAGCCCGCTTCGCCCGCGACCTCCTGCGTGAGGAACCAGTTCATCTGCTCACGCGTGGCCTGCGTGGCCAGCCACGGGAACAGCGGATCATGCTGTCCGGGACCGGACTCCTTCAGGTCCTCGAACCACGCGATGAACCCGTCCGCGTCCTCCGGTGCCTCGGCGGCCCACGCCGCCACGCGCTGTCGCTCGGCCTCCACGTACTCGCCTTCAAGTAACCGCAACTGCGTCTCTTCCTGCACGGCTGCTCGCCAGCCCTCGGTGGGAAACCCCGGCGCCAGTCGTGCGCGGTTGAAACGCAAGAGGGTCCGGTGAAGCCGTTCAGACAGGCGTGCGTCCTCCGTCCCCGCTTCCCCAGCCACCTCGCCAAGCCCGCTCATGGTGCGCACCCTCTCTACACATCCCGGAAGGCGGGAGTGCCTTCCGGCCACATGTATGGGGATGACCTTGCACACCGGCCACATCGCTCCCGCCACCTTCGCTGTCAGTCAGGTGCGCTGTGAGAAGGACCACGTCCGCTCCCGCGACTGCGCGTATCAGGTCGCCTGGAACATCAACCCGCATATGAAGCCCGGCGCCGTCGCGTGGCGCCGCGCCTGCACCCAGCACCGCGAGTTCCTGCGCACCCTGCGCAAGGCGGGCGGGACCTTCTTCGAGCTGCCCTTCGTCCACGGCGCGTTCGACTCCGTATTCGCCAAGGACAACGCGGTGCTCGTCTCCCAGGAGGGCGAGCTGCGCGCGCTGCTCGCCACCATGCGCCATGGCCAGCGCCGCAACGAGCAGCTCGCCAGGGCCCGGTGGCTCTCCGCGCGCGGCTTCGACGTCATCGAGCCTCCGCGCGTGCACATCGAAGGGGGCGACGTGGCCATGCTGCCCGCGGGCCGGGGCGCCCTCTTGGGCTGGGGCATGCGGTCCACGCAGCGCGCCGCGGGCGTGCTGGAGGCCTTCCTCTCCGCGCCCGTGACGCCGCTGGAGCTGTGCGACCCGTACCTCTACCACCTGGACACCGCGCTCACCGTGCTGTCCGACGGCACCGCGCTGGTGTGCCCGGAGGCCTTCACGCCGGAGTCCCTGCGGATGCTGGCGCGCACGGAGGGCATCCAGCAGGTGGTTCCCATCGCGCGCGAGGACGCGCTCGCGTTCGGGCTCAACCTGGTGGAGGTGGGCAACACCGTCATCATCGGCGCGCGCGTGCCTCGCGTGGAGGCGGTGCTGCGCGGCCTGGGGCGCAGGCCCGTCAGCGTGCGGTTGGATCAGTTCCACCTGGCCGGGGGCAGCGCGGCGTGCCTGGTGGCGCGGGTGCACACGCTGCCGCCCATGAACGCCCAGCGCTTTCGCGAGGAGCAGCAGCAGGACGAGGCCCAGCAGCTCTCCGCGTGACAGGCATTGAAAGACGAAGACCTCCCCGGGCGACTGGAGCGCGCGGGGAGGTCCGGGGTGAAGCGGGGGGAAGGACTGTCAGGACTGCTGTTCGCTGGAGGCTTCCGGCGCGCTCAGCCCTTCGGCGCTCCAGAAGCGGCGCGGGTGGCCGTCGCCACGGGTGCCGCCGGAGAGCTTGTCCACCCAGGGGTACTTCACCGCCTCTTCCGCCGTGTAGCCCAGGTTGAAGACGGTGGGGCTCTTGGGCTTGTCGGACGCCTTCTCGTACAGCGTGCCGAACAGGCGGTCCCAGAAGTAGTTCGTGATGCCGTAGTTGCCCTGCTCGTTGTGGAAGTGGTGGGACATGTGCAGCCGCTTGATGTCCTTCAGCCACTTCTGCTGCGGGGCGTAGTTGAGGTGCTGGATGCAGTGGCAGAACTCGTAGAAGCACGTGGTCACCATGCCCCAGCCCAGCGCCGCCGCCGCGCCGGACCGGCCGCCGATGAGGTAGCCGATGGGCGTGAGCACCAGCGCGATGGTGGGCAGCGTGGTGTGCAGCGCGCCGAAGAGCACGCGCAGGTCGTGCGGGTCCTGGTGGTGGTCGAAGTGGATGCGCTTCCACGTCACCGCCGTCGCCGCGGACTTGTAGAGGAAGCGACCGTGCAGGATGTACCGGTGGATGAGGTACCAGCCGAACGGGTACGCCACCGTGGCCACCAGCACCGCCGCGGCCATGCGCGCCGGGGCCTCGAACCACTTCACCGACAGCACGATGCAGGTGATGCCGATGAGGATGTAGGCGACGACGGCGTAGTAGGTGAAGAACGAATAGACCAGGTCGCGCAACGACATCCGGTCCAGGTTGTGTTTCCGGTTCAGGAAAGAGACCGCCACGGGGATTCCCTCACTGTTCGCTCCAGCGCGGGTCCCGGTCAGCCGGGGTGCGCGGGGCTCGAAGGCTTGCTCGCATCCCGGCCCTTGGGGTGATGCGGGGGTTCCTGAGCTATCAGTCCAGCTGCCCTTTGGCCCAGGAACGGTGGGGTCCTCTTAGCGCCTTCCTGGAGGCGTTGAGAAGCTCCACTGTTGCCGCGCACCTACATTGTCCGGCTGCCTGGCCTCCATCCGACCCGGGGCCAGACTTCCGTGCCGGGGGCACAAACCCCACCTTTCCGCCCACACGCGAGCGATCGCACGAGGGGGCAGACAGATGGCGCGCAAGGCACAGGGACCACAGGACACCGGGAACCAGGCGGGCGGGCGGCCCGCGCGGCGCAAGACGACGCCCCGGAAGAAGGCGGGCACGGCGAACGCCAGCGAGGGGCGCCTGGAGCTGCGCCGGGACATCGCGGAGTACCGCGCCGCCGCGGAGGCCCAGGCGGACGTCGTGCGCGAGCGCATCAACGCCGCGCTGGAGGTCAGCCGCCGCACCCGCGAGGAGATCGAGCAGCGCATCGCCAGCGAGCTGCACACCCCGCGCGTCACCGCCGCGAAGAAGGCCGCCCCGGCGCGCAAGCGCACCCGCGCCTCCACCCGCGCGTCGGCGAAGTAGGGCGCCGTGGGCCCTGGAGCCTCCTAGGAGCGGAGCGCGGGGACGCGCGCGGCCTGCGCCGCCCCCTCCGCGCCGGAGGACTCCAGGTCCAGGGCGGAGAGCTTGTCCGCGAGGGCCTGGACCCGGTCGCCGCTTCCTCCGAGGGGGGACGCGCCCCGGGCCCCGATGAAGCACACGCGAGCGCGCTCCAGCAGGGCCACCTGGGCGTGCAGCTGCGCGAGGAGGCGCTCCTGGCGGCGTGACAGCGCGTCCAGGTGGTTGAGCTCCTCACCCAGCGACGCGGCGGCGCGCTCCAACTGGCGCCGGGCCACGCCGTCCTGCGCGTCCTGGGCGCGCTTCTTCAATTCCTGCACCTGCGAGTCCACGCTCCCCTGAGACGCGGCGGCGAGCTGGGCCTCCAGCTCCGTGTGGGACTCCGCCAGCGTGAAGGCGTCCCGGGCCAGCTTGCCGAGCACGGCCTGGAGCTTCTCCCGGCCCGGGCCCGTGGCCAGCTTGTGCGCCTCTTCCAGGCTCTGGCGGTAGAGCGTGAGCGCCCGGGCCACCAGCCCGCGCACCTCGCCGGTGAGCGTGGCCTCCAGGCGCATGCCCCGGGTGGCCACCGCGTCCAGGTCCATGGCCAGGTTCGCCGGCAGCGTGCCGATGCTCCAGAACAGCGCCACCACCGCGTAGTCCACCAGCAGCGGGAAGTAGCCCCGGGCCGGCAGGAAGCGCGCGTCGAGCACGTCCTGCACGTACAGCCCCAGCGCCGTGGTGACGGCGGCGGCCCCGGCGCACAGCGCGATCTGCGCGGGGGTGCCCACGCTGTCGCGCCCGTTGCCCCGCCACGCCAGCAGGCCCGCGGCGAGCGCGCCCGCCACCGCGTGTTGCCAGGACGACGGCAGTCCCAGCACATAGGGCAGGGCGGGCAGCAGCACCATCGCCGCGCGCACCAGGGCGTTCTCCGCCGCCTTCGGCTTCACCGCGGTGACGGCCGCCGCCATCAGCGCGAAGTAGCCCGGATCCACCGGGACGCGCAGCACCTGCCGCGCCACGCCGGCCACCATCGCCATGGCCCCGGCGCCCACGAGCGCGGACAGGCAGCGCGACTCGAAGTCCTCCCGCCGGATGAGTTGGATGGAGAGCGACATGGCGCACCGTTCCGTACGTCGGGAGTGACTAGTAGGAGTTGCTCTGCCCGAAGTTCTTCATCGTCTTCTTCTTGAGCGCCATGGACGCATCCCGCACGTCCGCGTCGCTCCGGGCGTTCCCATAGGCTGCCTGGGTCTGGTCCACGTCCGCAAGCTCCCCCGAGAGCGCGGCCGCCGAGGTGCCGAAGAGTCGACGCGCGTTGCCCAGCAGGTCGAGCGCGCCCGTGCGGTCGCCGCTCTTCATCGCCTCCGCGGCCGCTTGCAGCTGCTGCGTGCCCAGCGCGCGGATGGCGTGGACGCGCACGTCGCGGTCCAGGTTCGCGTGCACCACCTGGACGTCGTCCGTCACCTTCGCGCCCAGGGCCAGCGTCACCTGCGACGGCTGGTTGGCCGTCACGTCCACGTACGCCACCGCGGCGTCCAGCACGTTCATGTCCTTCGCGTCCGAGGGCGCGTCCAGCGTCAGCTTCACCACCACGCGCGCGGACTGGCCGCCCGTCAGGTCGTAGAGGGGGATGCGCACGGTGTTGCCCTCGCGCGTGGACGGCAGGCCCATCACCTCCACGCCGCTCACGCCGGGCGGCAGCGTCAGCGTCAGGCTCACGTTGCGAGCGACGGTGCTGGCGGCCTGCTCCAGCTCGCGGGTGAAGATGGTGGCCAGCTGCGAGGAGTCGCTGATGAAGCCGGAGAAGCCGCCGCCGCGCTCGGCCATGCCGCGCATCAGCGTGTCGTTGAAGCCGGTCCCCACGCCCAGCGCGCTCACGGTGATGCCCGTCTCGCGGATCCTCCCCACCTCGGAGAAGAGCCCGTTGTTGGACGTCACGCCCTCGGTGGGCTCGCCGTCGCTCAGCAGGATGGCGCGCGTCACCCGGTAGTCGCTGGCGTACGCGCGCACCGCCTCCGCGCCCGCCACCAGCCCGCCGCTCATGTTCGTGCCGCCGTTCACCTGGATGGCTTCGATGGTGCCCAGGAGCTCGCGGCGCGTGGTTTCGTCAATCTTCACGCTGGGCACCACCGTCACGTCGGAGCCGTAGTGCACCAGCGCCAGCCGGTCGCCCTCGCGCAGCTGCCGCACCAGCTCCTGGGCCGCGCGCTTCGCGTCCGCCAGCTTGCCGCCATCCATGGACCCGGAGCGGTCCACCACCAGCGCCAGGTTCACCGGCACGCGCTGGGTCTTCTCCGGCAGGCGCGCGGACAGCTCGAACACCGCGAAGGCCTCACCCGGCCCCGCCTTCACGTAGGCGCCGGACAGCTTGCCCGTGAGCTCCACCGTGCCGGCGTTGCCGGAAGCGGGCCGGCCCAGCACGACGGGCAGCACCCCGTTGACGGGCGTCTCATCCGGCTGCACCACGGTGTGGGTCCGGTCCAGGGCCCCCGGGGTGGGCGTGCTCCGGCGCGTGTGCCCGTTGGGGAGCGTGTTGCCCATGGGCGGGTGCGACGAGGTCTTCGCGAAGAGCGAACGCGCGTCGAGCGCGAGCGCGCCCAGGAACAGCAGGCCAGCAAGGGACAGCAGCAGTTTGGTGCGGTTCATGCGCGGCGGACCTTCCCCCAAGGGGTGCGAGCGGACGAGCACACGCTCGCAGAGCCGTCACCCGGGCGCATCGGTCACTGGGAGGACCCTCCTCCCGATGACCGATGGGGCGGATCCGAACCGGAGGCCGCCTGGGGTCAGGCCGCGTCCGGCGGGCCGTGCCGCACCAGCTCCTCCACGGCGCCGCGCACGCGCGCCTCGTCGAAGGGCTTCTCCAGCAGCGGGTTGGGGATGCGCTCCAGGAACTCGCGCGCGCCGGAGGTGAAGGCGCCGCCGGACACGAAGACGAAGCGGCGCTCCAGGCCCGGGTATTCGCGCCGCACGGCCTCGTACACGTCGCGGCCGGCGAGGTCCGGCATCATCACGTCGCACAGCACCGCGTCGAAGCCCGGAGCGCGCGACATGCGCTCCAGCGCCTGGCGTCCGCTCGTGGCCACCTCCACGTCGTGGCCGCGCAACAGCCGCTGCAGCACGCGGCCCACCGCGGGCTCGTCGTCCACCACCAGCACGCGGCCTCGCGGCACCACGGGCGCGGCGGGCACGGGGGCCTCCGGCGGGCGGACGACGGGGTCGGGCCGCGGCGAGGGCAGCACCACGCGGAACGTGCTGCCCTGGCCCAGGGTGCTCTCCACGAGGATGTCGCCGCCCAGCCCGCTGATGATGCCGTGGCAGATGGACAGCCCCAGGCCGGTGCCCACGCCCACGGGCTTGGTGGTGAAGAACGGATCGAAGATGCGCCCCATCACCTCCGGCGCGATGCCGCTGCCCGTGTCGCGCACCTCCACCACCACCTGCTCGCCGGACGCGCGCGTGGCGAGCACGATTTCATGGTCGTGCGCGGAGCCCTCCGGGATGGCCTGCGCCGCGTTCACCACCAGGTTGAGGAACACCTGGCAGAGGCGGCCCTCGTTGGCCATCACCTGCGGCACGGTGCCGTACTCCCGGCGCAGCCGCGCGCGGTGGCGGATCTCATTGGCGGCCATCATCACCACCGAGTCCAGCACCGCGTGCACGTCCACCGGCGTCATGCGCTCTTCATCCGGCCGCGAGAACGTCTTCAGCTGGCGGACGATCTGGCGCACGCGCTCGGCGCCCTCGCACGCCTCGCCCAGCACCTCCTGCCACTCGGCCACGTCCGGCGGGCGCACGCCGCGCACGCCGGGGCCGGGGGACAGGTGTTGGCGGAACTCGTCCGACAGGAAGCCCAGGTTGGAGAGCACGAAGGCCAGCGGGTTGTTGATTTCATGCGCGATGCCCGCCGCGAGCGTGCCCACCGACGCCAGCCGGTCCGCCAGCGTCAGCCGCGCCTGGAGCTGGCGCTGCTCCGTCACGTCGCGCGCGATGGACACCACCGCGGGCTGGCCGTCGAAGCGCAGGGGCAGGCTGGCCAGCTCCACCACGCGCGTGCGCCCGTCGCGCAGCACCAGGCGCCGCTCGCTGGTGAGGGGCGTGCTGTCCACGGACGCCACGCCCGTGCCCGGCACGTCCGCCAGGAACTCCGACAGCCGGCGGCCCACCAGCTCCTCGGCGCGCGCGAAGCCCAGCGCGGTGACGAGCGCCGCGTTGGCGTAGACGATGTGGCCGTCGCGCTCGATGGCCGCCGGGTCGGGGAAGCCCTCCATCAGCGCGCGCAGGCTGGCCTCGGAGCGCTTCAGCGCCTCCTCCACCTGACGGCGCTCCGTGATGTCGCGCGCCAGGCCCTCCACCGCCACCACGCGGCCCGCGGAGTCCGTCACCGGCGCCACCACGTGCTCCAGCCACAGCAGGCTGCCGTCGGGGCGCAGGAAGCGCAGCTCCACCGTTGAGCCGTCCACGGACTGGGGCGACTCCAGCAGCCGCTCCAGCGCGGCCCGGTCATCCGGGTGCACCTGCCGGTACCACAGCTCCGGATCCGAGTAGTGCGCCTCCGGCCCCAGGCCCAGCTTGGCGTGCGCCACGCGGCTGACGTACGCGAAGCCGCGCGGTGCTTCACAGCGGTACAGGTACAGCACGTCCGACGCGTTCTCCGCGAGCTGGCGGAAGCGGTGCTCGTGCTCGCGCAGCGCCCGCTCGGACGCGCGGCGCTCCAGCGACACGGAGATGGCGCCGCTGGCCGCGGACAGCAGGTCCACCTCCAGCCGGTCCCACTCGCGCGCCTCGAAGCAGTTGTCGAAGCCCACGAACCCCACCAGCCGGCCCTGCACGCGCAGGGGCAGCACCAGCAGCGTGAGGATGCCCTGCGGCTCCAGCAGGTCCCGCTCGACGGCGGGGAAGGTGGCCACCCGCCCCGTGACGACCTCGCCGCGCTCCAGCAGGTTCACCCAGCGCCCCAGGATGGGCCGCATCGGGAGGTCCTGGAGCATCGGGTTGTCGATCTCCGCGGTCACGCCGGGCGCGCACCACTCGGCGCGCTGGCTGCACAGCAGCGCCCCCTTCGCGTCGGTGAACGTCTCGAAGACGTAGACGCGGCTGGCGCCGGAGGCCTGCCCCAGCGGCGCGAGCGCGGGGCCGTACAGGTCACCACCCTCCGGCACCGACAGCAGCCGCTGCTGCATGTCCACCAGGGCGGTGAGGTAGCGCTCGCGCCGGGCGAGCGCGTCACTCGTGCGCTTGCGCTCGGTGATGTTGTTGAGCGTGCCCGCCATGCCCACCAGCGCGCCGGTGTCGTCGAACGTCACCCGCGCGAAGACCTCCACCCAGCGGAAGCCGCCGTCGCGCGTGAGGTAGCGCACCTCGTGCTGGACGAACTCGCGCTCGCGCGTGAGCAGGGTCTTGCAGACCTCCAGCGTGCGCTCCCGGTCGTCCGGGTGCACGAAGTCCAGCGCGGAGCGGCCCAGGCTCTCCTCCACGGGGAAGCCCGTCACCTCGGTCCACGCGGGATTGAGGAAGACCCAGTTGCGCTCCGTGTCCGTCTGGAAGACGACCTCCTGGAGCGTGTCGATGACCTGCCGGAAGCGGCGCTCGGTGGGGGTGGTGCCGTCAGGCCGGGTGAACGGCATCTGCATGCTGGGGACTCGCGGTGGAAGAACTTGGCCGTGCGGGCGGAACGCCTGGGGACGCGGACGTGGACAGTCGAACGATTGAGGATCGCCGACATGCAGGCAAGGGGGCCTGCGGGAAGAGCGTGACGATGGAAAGCATTCCCTGTCCTTGAGGATGGAGTGGGCTCTGGCTTCTGTCTTCCTTTCTTCCCGGGAGGCGGCGATGACACCATGATGCGTGCGGAAAGCCTCGGCATGTCCGGCGTCACCTCTCCAGCCTCGGATGCCCGCGTGACGGACGGGGATGCCCCGCTCCTGTCAACGCGCGTCATGGACGCGGAAGGGGTTGTGCTCGTCGAGTGCACGGGCCGTGTGCCTTCATTCAACGCACAAGCCGCGGCGCACTTCGGCATCCCGGTTCCCCTCCACATCGAGCACGCCCGCCTGCCTGGGTGTGAATGGGTGCGCGCGGACGGCACACCGCTGCCGCCGGATGAGTCGCCCCTCGCGCGAGCGCTGGCGGGCGAAGCGGTGGACGCCTCCGTGTGGAACGTGCTGCGGCCGGATGGGACGCGCATCGCGCTGCGGTGCACGGCGGTGCCGGTGCGGGGCGCGGACGGGCAGGTCGCCGCGGCGCTCCTGCGCACGCATGCCTTGGACACGTTGCCCGTGGCGGTGCTGGATGCGTCGCGCCTGCTGGCGGAGGCCGGGGCGCTGCTGGGCACGTCGGTGGACGCGGAGGCGCGGCTGGAGCCGCTGCTCAAGCTGCTGGTGCCCTCGCTGGGGGACGGCGCGCTGCTCGTCCTCCGGGGCCCGGGTGGCGCGGGGCAGGAGGCCCTGCGGGTGGCGGCGTCGCTGCACGCGGACCCGGGCCGGCACGCGCTCCTGCGGGAGTTGCTCACGCGCTATCCGCTGGAGCCGCTCGTGCCGGGCGGGCTGCCCGGGGCGTTCGTGTCCGGGGCGGTGGGGCGGCTGCCCCTCCTGTCCGAGGAGCACGTCGCGGCCCTCGCGCTGGACGCGGAGCACGCGCGGCTGATGCGCGAGCTGGGGCCGCACGGCTGCCTGAGCGTGCCGCTGGGCGCGCGCGGCAACGTGCTGGGCGCGCTGCTGCTGCTGCGCTCCAACGGGCCGCGGGCCTTCGGCGCGGAGGAGGAGCACTTCCTCACGGAGCTGGCCCACCGCACCGCGCTCTACCTGGAGAACGCGCGGCTGTACCGCGAGGCGCGCGAGGCGGTGCGCCAGCGCGACGAGTTCCTGGGCATCGCGAGCCACGAGCTGAAGACGCCGCTCACGCCGCTGAGCCTCAAGGTGCAGCTGCTGCAGAAGCAGGTGGTGGTGCTGGCGCGCGAGGGCAAGGAGGTGCCCACCGAGCGCGTCGCCGAAGCGCTGGACGTGGTGCAGCGCCAGGTGCGCCGGCTGTCGGGGCTGGTGGACAACCTGCTGGACGTGTCGCGCATCACCGCGGGCCGGCTGCGGCTGGAGCTGGAGGAGCTGGACCTGGCGAGCGTGGCCGCGGAAATCCTCTACCGCTTCTCCCCCGCGGCGGCGCAGGCCGGCACGGAGCTGGGCCTGGAGGCGCCGGTGCCGGTGGTGGGCCGCTGGGACCGGCTGCGGCTGGAGCAGGTGGTGACGAACCTGGTGTCCA contains the following coding sequences:
- a CDS encoding dimethylarginine dimethylaminohydrolase family protein, translating into MTLHTGHIAPATFAVSQVRCEKDHVRSRDCAYQVAWNINPHMKPGAVAWRRACTQHREFLRTLRKAGGTFFELPFVHGAFDSVFAKDNAVLVSQEGELRALLATMRHGQRRNEQLARARWLSARGFDVIEPPRVHIEGGDVAMLPAGRGALLGWGMRSTQRAAGVLEAFLSAPVTPLELCDPYLYHLDTALTVLSDGTALVCPEAFTPESLRMLARTEGIQQVVPIAREDALAFGLNLVEVGNTVIIGARVPRVEAVLRGLGRRPVSVRLDQFHLAGGSAACLVARVHTLPPMNAQRFREEQQQDEAQQLSA
- a CDS encoding sterol desaturase family protein; translation: MSLRDLVYSFFTYYAVVAYILIGITCIVLSVKWFEAPARMAAAVLVATVAYPFGWYLIHRYILHGRFLYKSAATAVTWKRIHFDHHQDPHDLRVLFGALHTTLPTIALVLTPIGYLIGGRSGAAAALGWGMVTTCFYEFCHCIQHLNYAPQQKWLKDIKRLHMSHHFHNEQGNYGITNYFWDRLFGTLYEKASDKPKSPTVFNLGYTAEEAVKYPWVDKLSGGTRGDGHPRRFWSAEGLSAPEASSEQQS
- a CDS encoding vWA domain-containing protein; this translates as MNRTKLLLSLAGLLFLGALALDARSLFAKTSSHPPMGNTLPNGHTRRSTPTPGALDRTHTVVQPDETPVNGVLPVVLGRPASGNAGTVELTGKLSGAYVKAGPGEAFAVFELSARLPEKTQRVPVNLALVVDRSGSMDGGKLADAKRAAQELVRQLREGDRLALVHYGSDVTVVPSVKIDETTRRELLGTIEAIQVNGGTNMSGGLVAGAEAVRAYASDYRVTRAILLSDGEPTEGVTSNNGLFSEVGRIRETGITVSALGVGTGFNDTLMRGMAERGGGFSGFISDSSQLATIFTRELEQAASTVARNVSLTLTLPPGVSGVEVMGLPSTREGNTVRIPLYDLTGGQSARVVVKLTLDAPSDAKDMNVLDAAVAYVDVTANQPSQVTLALGAKVTDDVQVVHANLDRDVRVHAIRALGTQQLQAAAEAMKSGDRTGALDLLGNARRLFGTSAAALSGELADVDQTQAAYGNARSDADVRDASMALKKKTMKNFGQSNSY
- a CDS encoding PAS domain S-box protein, which gives rise to MQMPFTRPDGTTPTERRFRQVIDTLQEVVFQTDTERNWVFLNPAWTEVTGFPVEESLGRSALDFVHPDDRERTLEVCKTLLTREREFVQHEVRYLTRDGGFRWVEVFARVTFDDTGALVGMAGTLNNITERKRTSDALARRERYLTALVDMQQRLLSVPEGGDLYGPALAPLGQASGASRVYVFETFTDAKGALLCSQRAEWCAPGVTAEIDNPMLQDLPMRPILGRWVNLLERGEVVTGRVATFPAVERDLLEPQGILTLLVLPLRVQGRLVGFVGFDNCFEAREWDRLEVDLLSAASGAISVSLERRASERALREHEHRFRQLAENASDVLYLYRCEAPRGFAYVSRVAHAKLGLGPEAHYSDPELWYRQVHPDDRAALERLLESPQSVDGSTVELRFLRPDGSLLWLEHVVAPVTDSAGRVVAVEGLARDITERRQVEEALKRSEASLRALMEGFPDPAAIERDGHIVYANAALVTALGFARAEELVGRRLSEFLADVPGTGVASVDSTPLTSERRLVLRDGRTRVVELASLPLRFDGQPAVVSIARDVTEQRQLQARLTLADRLASVGTLAAGIAHEINNPLAFVLSNLGFLSDEFRQHLSPGPGVRGVRPPDVAEWQEVLGEACEGAERVRQIVRQLKTFSRPDEERMTPVDVHAVLDSVVMMAANEIRHRARLRREYGTVPQVMANEGRLCQVFLNLVVNAAQAIPEGSAHDHEIVLATRASGEQVVVEVRDTGSGIAPEVMGRIFDPFFTTKPVGVGTGLGLSICHGIISGLGGDILVESTLGQGSTFRVVLPSPRPDPVVRPPEAPVPAAPVVPRGRVLVVDDEPAVGRVLQRLLRGHDVEVATSGRQALERMSRAPGFDAVLCDVMMPDLAGRDVYEAVRREYPGLERRFVFVSGGAFTSGAREFLERIPNPLLEKPFDEARVRGAVEELVRHGPPDAA
- a CDS encoding sensor histidine kinase; the protein is MMRAESLGMSGVTSPASDARVTDGDAPLLSTRVMDAEGVVLVECTGRVPSFNAQAAAHFGIPVPLHIEHARLPGCEWVRADGTPLPPDESPLARALAGEAVDASVWNVLRPDGTRIALRCTAVPVRGADGQVAAALLRTHALDTLPVAVLDASRLLAEAGALLGTSVDAEARLEPLLKLLVPSLGDGALLVLRGPGGAGQEALRVAASLHADPGRHALLRELLTRYPLEPLVPGGLPGAFVSGAVGRLPLLSEEHVAALALDAEHARLMRELGPHGCLSVPLGARGNVLGALLLLRSNGPRAFGAEEEHFLTELAHRTALYLENARLYREAREAVRQRDEFLGIASHELKTPLTPLSLKVQLLQKQVVVLAREGKEVPTERVAEALDVVQRQVRRLSGLVDNLLDVSRITAGRLRLELEELDLASVAAEILYRFSPAAAQAGTELGLEAPVPVVGRWDRLRLEQVVTNLVSNALKYGAGQPVIVGVEAQGSLARLTVKDHGIGIAPDDLARIFERFERAVSDRHYGGLGLGLYITRQIVEAFGGTVRAVSTPGQGATFILELPRGDIPEEWLSAHAAPGPTQGE